The Gossypium hirsutum isolate 1008001.06 chromosome D07, Gossypium_hirsutum_v2.1, whole genome shotgun sequence genome includes the window TGAAGCCATCCCCACGTTCAGAGAAGAAAATTCGACCGGTTTCAAGACAGCGGTCTCTTTGCATGTCCCCGAAGAGCTGTCTTCGAGGCATTGAGGGAGTATACCTAcacaaaaaaaatggaaaatagcCCTTATCAATTATAAGACTTAATGAGACTACTATAATATGCTGCGCAAAATCCATTAATTTGGTAAACTATGAAACATGTGATTCCAACGGCTGATTCACGAAGCAATgtataaacaaaaattaaatatgataccGTTGATACAAAACAATGGTTTGGCCAAACATGCAGATTATAGACATTATATGATCCATGCAAATGAAGATGCAAATTCCATCTCATCGGCCAACACGATAGCCCTAGCTTAGGACAAGTAATAATGAGAATGGAAAGCAAAGAACCTTGAATATGTTATATCACTTTCACAAGTTGATATCTCAGGTGATGACTCTGAAAGGCCAGGCAAAGTTGAATTCAATGATTTCTCTTGCTTGCCGTTTTTGGCCATCACAGGTGACTCACTTTGCCAAAGAATGTTTCCATCAGAAAAGGATCTTTTGAAAAGTGACCTGAAAATCAGGCGTTACAAAGTAAAGAGACAAGCAGCTGTGAGATTTTCCTCTCAATCGACAAGAAAAAATTGTAAGCAAAATAATCAGATGACTAACAATTAAATCAAAAGCCAGCGGACGAAAATAAAATGCTAATGAAAAGCATCATATCCACATACAAGTTACAACCTATTATCCCATTATGTCATAATAAGAGAGTGAAAGTCAACTGTGAACACCAGTCACAGActtattttttgaattgaaaacaCAAGTGACAGAATGCATGCAGTGGACGCAGCAGCATCAACCCATCCCAGTGCTACCAAGACTattgttttgataaattaaaactTCAATGACATAGATTAGTAGCCATGTAAAACCAATTAAACACGACCGCACATCTAACAAATCAATTCTGATAAGATTTGATCAAGAAAAAGCTACCTTCCATCTTCGTCCATTATTGTTTCCCCATTTCTTCCCCTATAATGCTGGTAGGAACCCAACTCCCAAAGTGCAGGTTTACCAGGCTGAGGCTGGAAATGCCCGAGGAATCTGCATAGAgaaatattaaaaagaatcaacaaTATTTAATAAATGAAATCAAGAAGCTTACAAAAGAAAGGTAAAACTAACTCCGAAGGAGATAAGGCCAGCCTTTTATTACCCCCCAAAAGACCAAATTTATATATACTTCAAACTGGTAGAGAGGCAGCCATCAATTTTCACCCTAAAGAGTAATACAAATAAAAGACTGAAACCTACATATTAATTGCATTTTGTTTCTCCGCATCTATGTATGCATTGCTATAATAACGTTGAAGAGTCCTAAAAAATTCTTGGGACTGGGTCGCTGCTCTCCATTGACCCCTTCTCTGAGAAAATATCTGCATAGATATAAAAGATATGAAGGAACAGAAAGTTAACAGCTGCAGATtgcatttaggactaaattttgACAGGCAACACAACACTAGTATAAGAATGTGTGTCTTAAGTAACAATTCAGTTACTGTGTTGCCCTTCTAATCCATTGACCATCGCTTCTCaaactacaaatattacaatcacataaaaatacacaaaaaggttatttgattctttttatttcttgtttaaaTTATGTTAACTCAGATAATGACTACTGACAAGCAAAATTCTCACTCTcaaatcaaaaagagaaaaagcatGAAGCATAGAATGCATTTAAGATAGATTAACTTTCCAAAAGATCGGGagcattaaccttttcaaaaagGGACAACatatttctatcaaaatttgtcAACAATATGGTTTTTGACCAAACTTTAGAGAAAAACCCAACTGTAgacataaataacataaatttccaAATTCACTGCTACTTAATATTAACCATATATTTGGCATTGGCAGCTTCAAGGAAAAAAACAACTAAAAGAGACAGAATTTAGAGAAGCAAATTCTATTCAAGCTTTGCAAATCAAATATGGTTACAAGTAAGATCAGAAAAGTTGGATTACCTTATTGTGAGCTGCAGAGCCACCATATTGATGCGCAAGTGTGTCGCCCATTCTCTCATAGAGACTCATTAATTCATCTGCCAAAGGATCATCGAGGTCTATTTTTGGGGAATCTTTAATCCCTAAAGCATGAAGCTGGCTTCCAAGAGCAGCCAATCCATATGCATACTGTGCAACATTCGTACGATCCAAGCAATCTATACAATTGGTCCTAAGCACACCTCTTTGGAATGTGGGAGGCTTGACAGAATGATTTCCATTAGCAACATTATTTTCTCCAGAATAATTTCTCTCTGATCTGTAAATATCCTCAGTATCATTGGAATATTTCAGGGGCAACATGTCACCATCATCAATATTCCTGCACCAAAATTTCAGAACCAAAATGCCATTTTCAACTCATAGTAGATAGCACAGCAGAAATGATCATTGTTCAATATTTTTGATGGCATTATAAATTCCCAGTATCCCaccataattaaataaaaagtcaaGTATTTATCTAATGCAAGAATCTAGCACACTGCAAATTTGAAAACCTAATTTATGAAAGGGTTACAAAAGAGAACTGAGGGAGAAAGGGGGCTCATTCTAGAAAAGCTAACTGCAAACATCTTTGCAAACGTTTCACACATGAAACTTAAAGTTAATGAAATATGATAAACTTACTCAGAAGAAGGCCATGACATACACTCCTCAGGTCTCAAGGCTGATGTCACCCGACAATAAAAGAAACCTGTTAGCGTTAATGCATAATTGGCCACTTTACCCAAAAGTAGCAAAACATTTGTCGATTTGCTGGAAGGGAAAAAATGGAGTTTTTCTGTTGGTTAGGAATCAAACTCTAGCAAAGAGGAAGGATAGAATGGGGAGAAAGGAAAACAAGTGTCAGTTAGGAGAAAAAATAACAAGCTTAGAAAGTATACCTCCGAGAATGTTTGTGTAGATCCCAGTGAAGGAATCTCAAACGGTTCTCTTCTGACAAATctttattaataaaatcaatAGCATTTGCAAACTCTTGACGGAGAATTGATTCTCGAGGCTTCTTCTCTTGCGTCTGTTCATCACACAAAAGCAATTGTGCTCAGAATCCGATTATCAAATAAGTCATATACTTAAGCTACATATATAAACTCCCCAATTCCGCTACCCTCTTTGACCCCATAGAAATGGTACTTTATGAAAATTTTCTACCACATGTAATATCTTTATGGGATATAGCAGGTTATGATGAAAGCATAAGCAGAATAATCTTCTTACCttaatcaaattcaaaataattataggGTTGCCATATCTCTCGACAAGATTTTCAAAATGAAGTCTGGTTGCTTCATAACTTTGGTCCTTCTTAGAcactggaaaaaataaaaaaggataagGCTTTCCTTTTTTCTGAACATAAAAAAACGGTTGCAGCAACACCTAGAGTACTCTCATACATTACAAGCACATACGTATGATATCTGGTTTTAGATTCAATCGCGAGGTTTCTTGAGACCAAAAGAGTGGGATTGAGCCTCGGTTCTGGACTATGGAAGTTATTTGTGTGGGAAACCCGTCAGATACATCCTCAAAGACAATTTGCTCTGTCTCAACATCATTAGCTACACTGCCTTTTTCATTTACTCCTCGTTTCAAATACCTAAACGCAAAATCAGATGCACATGATGACAAAGAGTTTAAGCCCTTAACGTAAGCTTGATTCCATTTCACAGGAAGTTCAAGAACAATAAACTAAGCTTTTTACCGCCAATGTTGGACAACTTTCTTACCTGGTACCTGCATAGTGACGGGATCGTCTTGCAATGAGCATAAGTTTGAAACTCCTTCCAGATACAGAAAAGGATGCCTACATTCACAGACCCTAATGTCAAACTATTAAGCTTAGAAAGAAATTATAACCATCCATCCATTAAGCAcaacaaaaatgaataaaaaaattagccAAGTATCCATCCTTAACCTGCTTAAAGAAGCCATACACCAAGGCAACTGTCCATAGAGTATTCTTGAGGTGATTGCGGATTCCTCGGGTCAGGAACTCATTCCAAACAAACATGGTCTCATAAAGAACCTCACCTGGTTCATTATTATACAAGTTCTTTTGAAGACTACACATGACATTGTATGAATAGCTGAAGAAGAAGTCCTTTGTAAGATCCACTGAGCTTAGGAGCTTCTTGTACctaaacaaaaatgaaacaacaaata containing:
- the LOC107942372 gene encoding phosphoinositide phosphatase SAC3, with product MESSVAEYYNNVNNNGSSSSQSQTSTCMQKFRLYETQSNFYMIGRNKSRIYWRVLKIDRLDPFELNIREDSTTYTEFECSELLRRIHEGNKSTGGLKFVTACYGIVGFVKFLGPYYMLLITKRRRIGAIFGHNVYAVSKSEMIPLPNSSVNPSIADFRKENRYKKLLSSVDLTKDFFFSYSYNVMCSLQKNLYNNEPGEVLYETMFVWNEFLTRGIRNHLKNTLWTVALVYGFFKQASFSVSGRSFKLMLIARRSRHYAGTRYLKRGVNEKGSVANDVETEQIVFEDVSDGFPTQITSIVQNRGSIPLFWSQETSRLNLKPDIILSKKDQSYEATRLHFENLVERYGNPIIILNLIKTQEKKPRESILRQEFANAIDFINKDLSEENRLRFLHWDLHKHSRSKSTNVLLLLGKVANYALTLTGFFYCRVTSALRPEECMSWPSSENIDDGDMLPLKYSNDTEDIYRSERNYSGENNVANGNHSVKPPTFQRGVLRTNCIDCLDRTNVAQYAYGLAALGSQLHALGIKDSPKIDLDDPLADELMSLYERMGDTLAHQYGGSAAHNKIFSQRRGQWRAATQSQEFFRTLQRYYSNAYIDAEKQNAINIFLGHFQPQPGKPALWELGSYQHYRGRNGETIMDEDGRSLFKRSFSDGNILWQSESPVMAKNGKQEKSLNSTLPGLSESSPEISTCESDITYSRYTPSMPRRQLFGDMQRDRCLETGRIFFSERGDGFNYSNFVDLDCISSSGNSCEDEPFDGSSVLTSSSFAGLSLENVVNGVIGEATPSSSECGSSMKGRQQTGTELSFGNSQQSNVLEEFSDSFVQWVNSGEMLCY